The Ichthyobacterium seriolicida sequence CCAAAAGCCTTGGATATATATCTGTCTTCTGTATTCATATATTCAACTTTTATGATAAAAATGAGGTTTTAAGCTAAAACACCTGCCAAAAAAAGCAGGTGTTTTTTATAAAATATCTCTTTGTAATTTTTTATAAGAAAAAAAATAAATCGAGAGATTCCTTTTGATTTTACAATATTTATATCTGTTTTAATATCTGTAGTAATCTGGTTTAAAAGGACCTTCTTTTTTAACTCCTATATATTCTGCTTGTTCTTGGCTTAGCTCATCTAATTCTACTCCAATTTTTGAAAGGTGTAGTTTAGCTACTTTTTCATCTAGAACTTTTGGCAAAGTATACACTTCATTTTGATATTTATCTGTGTTTTTCCACAGTTCTATTTGAGCCAGAGTTTGATTAGTAAAAGAATTAGACATAACAAAAGAGGGATGACCAGTAGCACAACCCAAATTCACTAACCTGCCTTCTGCTAGAACTATTATATCTTTTCCGTTTAAAGTATACTTGTGTACTTGAGGTTTTATCTCTACTTTGGTATCTCCATAATTTGTATCTAACCAATCCATATCTATTTCATTGTCGAAATGCCCTATGTTACAAACTACAGCCTTGTCTTTCATTTTTAGAAAATGCTCTTCTACGATGATGTCTTTGTTTCCAGTTGTAGTAATTACAATATCAGCTTCTAATATTGCATCTTTCATTTTTTTTACTTCGAAACCTTCCATGGCAGCTTGTAAAGCACATATAGGATCGATCTCTGTAACTATAATTCTTGCTCCTGCACTGCTAAAAGAAGCGGCACTCCCTTTACCTACATCTCCAAAACCAGCCACAACTACTACTTTACCAGAAATCATTAAGTCAGTTGCTCTACGAACAGCGTCTACAGCAGACTCTCTACATCCGTATTTATTATCAAATTTAGATTTGGTAACAGAGTCGTTTACATTGATGGCAGGTATAGGCAAAGTT is a genomic window containing:
- the ahcY gene encoding adenosylhomocysteinase; translated protein: MKTNTGLYIPYKVKDMSLHNWGKMEVELAEAEMPGLISLREEYKDSKPLKGARIAGCLHMTIQTAVLIETLIHLGAEVSWSSCNIFSTQDHAAAYIAKLGIPVYAWKGMNEEEFNWCIEQTLFFGEERKPLNMILDDGGDLTNLVLDKYPHLTKDIRGISEETTTGVHRLYERVKKGTLPIPAINVNDSVTKSKFDNKYGCRESAVDAVRRATDLMISGKVVVVAGFGDVGKGSAASFSSAGARIIVTEIDPICALQAAMEGFEVKKMKDAILEADIVITTTGNKDIIVEEHFLKMKDKAVVCNIGHFDNEIDMDWLDTNYGDTKVEIKPQVHKYTLNGKDIIVLAEGRLVNLGCATGHPSFVMSNSFTNQTLAQIELWKNTDKYQNEVYTLPKVLDEKVAKLHLSKIGVELDELSQEQAEYIGVKKEGPFKPDYYRY